In Ruegeria sp. YS9, the genomic window GCGCCGCTGGGCCCTGATGCGCTGTCGACGCGATTGATGCGGCGGGCCGCAAAATACGACAAGTCCGGTGATGAGCATTACAACCTGATCTCGGCCCTGCACAAATCGGTGCGCGGCTCTGACCCGGATGCGGCTTTGTATTGGTTTGCGCGCATGCTGACCGGGGGCGAGGACCCAAGGTATCTTGCACGCAGGATCACACGCATGGCGGTCGAGGATATAGGCTTGGCCGATCCACAGGCGCAGGCCATTTGCTTGCAATCGTGGGAAACCTACGAACGTCTGGGTTCCCCGGAAGGAGAGTTGGCGCTTGCTCAGGCGCTGGTCTATCTAGCGCTGGCGCCAAAATCCAACGGCACCTATGTCGGCTACAAGGCGGCAATGCGATTGGCCAAGCAGTCGGGCAGCGAGCCACCGCCCAAGCATATCCTGAACGCGCCGACCTCTTTGATGAAGGATCAGGGTTACGGCGCGGGCTATGCCTATGACCATGATGCCGAGGACGGGTTTTCCGGTCAGGACTACTTCCCCGAGACGATGAAACGCCCGGTTCTGTATCAACCGGTCGAACGTGGGTTTGAGCGTGAGCTGAAGAAGCGCCTCGATTACTTTGCCAAGCTGCGGGCGCAGCGTAACAGTTAGTTACGCAGGGTCAGTCGTGGGCGTTCCGCGGCGTCACAGGCGACAGGATTGAAATTGGACGCTTCCCTTGGGTCAACGCTTGCAGGGGAGGACTTGATATGTCGGTTTCAATCGAAAAATCCGAAGATGTCTGGACCGTCGTTCACGACAGGCCGGATGCGCGGAACGCTGTTGATACGGAACATGCCGAGGCTTTGGCAGAGGCATTTCTGAGTTTTGAGGCCAGTTCGGCCAAGGCTGCGGTGTTTTGGGGCAAAGGTGGCAATTTCTGCGCAGGGTGGGATCTGAAACTTGCCGCATCGCTGGCCAATCCGGAACGGCGTGAGGCTTACTTTGATAAACTTGCTTTTCCTATCGGGTCAGCCCCCTCAACGCTTGGGCCGATGGGACCGTCGCGGCTGGAGCTTTCGAAACCCGTCATTGCTGCGGTTGAAGGCGCGGCAGTGGCCGGAGGAATGGAGCTTGCCTTGTGGTGCGATATCCGGGTGATGGCGCAAACCGCTTACATGGGCGTTTTCTGCCGCCGCTGGGGGATCACCCTGATGGATGGTGGCTCGGTCAGGTTGCCGCGTCTGGTGGGGCAGGGCAAGGCGTTGGAAATCGCTCTGACTGGTCGCAACGTCGAAGCTGAAGAGTGTTACAGGATTGGGTTGGCGGAAAAGGTCGTCCCACAAGGCACAGCACGCAGTGCGGCTGAAGACATGGCTCATGAAATCGCCCGTTTCCCGCAAGAGGCCGTTCGGGCAGACCGCCGATCGATCATAGAAACGCGTGGAATGCCGGTACGTGACGCGCTCAAGGTCGAATGGGCCAACGGGTTGGACGCCATTCGCCGTGAAGGTACCGCTGGTGCGGCCCGTTTTCGGGATGGAGCGGGGCGGCACGGCGACTTCTCGAACATCTGAGAACCATAGCCAGATACCTTGACTCTTGCCGCGTTGCGCGCGACAGACGCCCATGATTTCTGGGACACGGGTAAACACGCAATCCGGGCGGATCACCCGCGCGGAACAAGGGGTAATGGCATGAGTGGCGTACAGATGATTACAGTCGCTGAAGGGGATGGGGACCAGCGCGTGGATCGTTGGCTGCGCCGCCTGTTTCCGCATGTCAGCCAGGGGCGCATTGAAAAGATGTGCCGCAAGGGGGAATTGCGTGTTGACGGAAGCCGCGCCAAGGCCTCGACCCGGTTGGAGGCAGGGCAGGTGGTTCGCGTGCCGCCCCTTCCGGATGCCGATCACAAACCGGCCGAGGTCAAGCATC contains:
- a CDS encoding crotonase/enoyl-CoA hydratase family protein, with the translated sequence MSVSIEKSEDVWTVVHDRPDARNAVDTEHAEALAEAFLSFEASSAKAAVFWGKGGNFCAGWDLKLAASLANPERREAYFDKLAFPIGSAPSTLGPMGPSRLELSKPVIAAVEGAAVAGGMELALWCDIRVMAQTAYMGVFCRRWGITLMDGGSVRLPRLVGQGKALEIALTGRNVEAEECYRIGLAEKVVPQGTARSAAEDMAHEIARFPQEAVRADRRSIIETRGMPVRDALKVEWANGLDAIRREGTAGAARFRDGAGRHGDFSNI